The Stenotrophomonas sp. BIO128-Bstrain region GATCCCGGGCGAGCTTCAACGGTCATCGCGAGGTCCAGCGGGGCGCTGGGGCCGCTACGCAGGCGGCCAAGAATGTTCCGCAACCACATGGTTGACGTCCTTCATATCTGGAATGGCGCCAGATTAGTCTTCAAACTCCCCCTTGATTAGTCCGGATTTAGGGGAATAATCATCCCGTGCTCGGCACAATCATTTGCGGCACTCTTCCCCTCCCCCGACTTTGGATCCCGTCATGGCCCACGATCTCAACGACACGCTGATCTTCGTCAAAGTGGTCGAGCAAGGCAGTTTCATCGCCGCCGCCACGGCACTGGGGCTACCCAAGACCACGGTCAGCCGCAAAGTGCAGGAACTTGAAACGCGCCTGGGCGCACGGCTGCTGCACCGGACCACCCGCCGCCTCGGCCTCACCGAAGCCGGCTCGGTCTATCACGAGCATTGCCAGCGCATCGCACGCGAGCTGGAGGAAGCCGAAGGCGCGGTCAACCAGCTGCAGTCCGGGCCGCGCGGCTGGCTGCGCTTCACCGTGCCCTATTCGATCGGCATCACCTGGATCGCGCCGCTGCTGGGTCAGTTCCATGCGCAGTACCCGGAAATCCAGCTGGACATGCACCTGGGCAATGAAAAGCTGGATCTGATCGCCGGTGAGGCGGATCTGGCGCTGCGCGTGGGCACCCTGCCCGACTCCAACCTGGTGGCACGCAAGCTTGGCAGTCTGCGTACGCAGGTGTTTGCCAGCCCGGCGTATATCGAACGCTACGGCGAGCCGCTGCATCCGGATGAGCTGCAGTTCCACCGCATCCTGGCGATGCGCAAGGCGCGCAACCTCAACAACAACCGGTTCTTCTGGCAGCTGGGCGAGAACGGCGGCGAACTGCTGGATTTCCCGGTCAACCCGCTGCTGGTGGCCAACGACCCGTCCGCCTTGAATGGTGCCTTGGTATGCGGCGAAGGCCTGCTGCTGACCGGTGACGTGATGGCCAAGCCGTTCGTCGAATCGGGCATGGTGCGCCGCGTACTGGCCGGCTGGACCGGGCCGGAAGTGGACTTCAACGCGGTGTTCGCCGGCGGCCGGCTGGTGTCGCCGAAGGTCCGCGCGTTCGTCGATTTCCTGGTGGAGAAGATGAACTTCGATGCGAACTACATGCTCGCGCAGTGCCCGGCGGCCAAGCTGGCCAAGCAGCAGCAGACCCAGGTGGAAACCGAGCTGCAGGCGACCGGGAAGCGCATCCTGGAGACGGTGACCGCGGGGTGATTCTGACCATGCTTCATCAGCGCAGTGCCGTGTGAACGACAACGCCGCCCCTTGGGCGGCGTTGTCGTTTTGGTGTTGCGGGTGTGCGAGTGGACGAGATTGTTCAGGGCGTCCCGGCCCACGGCCGGTCCCCACAAGAATGCCGCCTGCAAGGGCGGCATTCTGTTCCCGCCTACGGCGCGAACGTTGCAACAAAACGCGTCGCGTTATTGTTGCAACGGAATCACACGGATCTCGACACGGCGGTTCTGCGCGCGGCCGGCATCGGTGTTGTTGTCGGCAATCGGGTAGGCCTTGCCGGCACCCAGGGTTTCGATGCGGGCGCGCTGCACGCCCTGGCCGGCCAGGTAGGCGGCGACCGAATCGGCACGTTCCTTGGACAGGCGGTTGTTGACCGCGTCGCTGCCGATGCTGTCGGTATGGCCGACCACTTCGATCATCGTCTGGTTGTACTCGGCCAGCGTGCTGGCCACGCCATTGAGCGAGCTGTAGAACTGCGGCTTCAGGGTGGACTTGCCGAAATCGAAGGTGATGCCGTCCGGCAGATTCAGGGTCAGGTTGTCACCATCACGGGAGACGTCGATACCGGTATTGGCGGTACGTTCGCGCAGGGCGCGTTCCTGGCGGTCCTGGTACTGGCCGACGGCCGCGCCGCTCAGTGCACCGATACCGGCGCCGATCATGGCGTGCTGGCGGCGCTCGGTGGCGCTGTTGCCGCTGAGCAGGCCGGCGGCGACGCCGACGGCAGTGCCGATCAGGGCGTTGCGGCCGGTGCGGTTCTGCTGTTCGACGGGGTTGCCGTACTGGTCACTCTGCACGTAGGAGCCACCGGTGGCGCAGGCCGTCAGGGCGGCAGCAGTCATCAGGGCCAGGGCCACGTTGCGGGTTGCGGGTCGAATCATGAGGGTTCTCCTTGGTTACCGGACGGCGCCGGCTTGCGGGCCGTGAAGAGCATAAACAGCCCAACGCGATGCCGGCATGATGAATGGCACGCTCGGCAGCTCCCTGTTCAGGTAAACGCTTACCCCAGAACCGGATGATCCAAGATGGCCATCACGCCCCGCCTGAGTGCCGATACGCGGCCAAGGCGGCGTCGCGGCCTTCGCCCAGATCCACCAGCGGCAAGGCGGGATAGGCTGGGGCGTGCTCGGCCAGCAGCTGCGGCGATTGCCAGGGCGCGAAGCGTGCCTTCAGCGGCAGCGCGGCCAGTTCCGGCACCCAGCGCGTGATGTAACGCGCCTGCGGATCGAACTTCTGCGACTGCGTCACCGGATTGAAGATCCGGAAGTACGGCGCAGCGTCGGCCCCCGTGCCGGCCACCCACTGCCAGCCCATGGTGTTGTTGGCCAGGTCTGCATCGACCAGCGTGTCCCAGAACCAGCGCGCACCTTCGCGCCAATGCTGGCGCATGTGCTTGCACAGGTAGCTGGCGACGATCATGCGCACGCGGTTGTGCATGTAGCCGGTGGCCCACAGCTCACGCAGGCCCGCATCCACGATCGGAATGCCGGTGCGGCCCTGCTGCCATGCACGCAGCGCGTCCGCATCGGGCTTGGCCCATTGGAACTGATCGAAGCGCGGGTTGAGGTTGTGGTCCGGCGTCTGCGGGAAGTGATGCAGCAGGTGATACGAAAACTCGCGCCAGCCCAGCTCGCGGATGTAGCCGTCGATGTCGGCATCGCGGCTGGCACTGCGCTCGCCCTGCAGCCGGCGGACGATCTGCCACGGGGCAATCTCGCCGAAATGCAGGTGCGGCGACAGCAGCGAGGTGCCCACCCGGTCCGGCAGATCACGCTGCTCGCGATAGCCGTTGAGGGCACCATCGATGAACACCGTCAGCGCTTCGTGCGCACCGGCCTCGCCTGGTTGCCAGTGGTCCCAGAACTGCCGGTCCCACGGTATCGAGGGTGCCAGGCCGAAGGCATCGAGCGTTTCGCCGCCCGCCGTGTGCGCGGGCAGCCGGTCAGGCACGCGGGTGGGCGCCGGCAGCTGCAGGCGCGTCAACGCATTGCGCCAGAATGGCGTGAACACTTTGTACGGCCCACCCTGCTGGGTCGCCACGTCCCACGGCTCGAACATCAGGCTGCCGTTGTGGCTCTCGGCCTCAATGCCCTGCTCGCGCAGTTCGCGCTTGATCTTCGCATCGCGCGGCTGCGTGGCCGGCTCGTACTTGCGGTTCCAGTAGACCGCCACCGCCCCGGTCTGCTCGATCAGCTGCTGCAGCTGCGCCTGGCTGTCGCCCTGGCGCAGCACCAGCGAAGAACCGCGCGCACGGAGGTCAGCGTCCAGCGCCGCCAGCGAGCGGTGCAACCAGCTGTTCGACGCGCCGCCCGGCGCCCACTCGCCTTCTTCCCGGGGCGCATGGATGTAGACCGGCACCGGCACATGGCCGGCATCCAAGGCCGCCTGCAGGGCCGGGTTGTCCTGCAACCGCAGGTCACGGCGAAACCACACCAACGCTACCGACACGAGACTACCCCGGAAGATTCGAGAGGCAATGATAGCCAGTGCAGGTGAAGGACAGGCAGCGATCACGCGCGGATGGTCCGCACTGTTCCACATCGCCGTGCTTGACCTCAATCACGCTTGAGGTTCTATCGTGGCGTCCACCGAACCAACGCGGGCCTGCCGAAGCCCCTGTGCTTCGTACCTGTACCGACCCGCCCTTTCGTTTTGCTGGAGATACCCATGGCTTACACCCTCCCCGCCCTGCCCTACGCCTACGACGCACTCGAACCGCACTTCGATGCACGCACGATGGAAATCCATCATGCCAGGCACCACCAGACCTACGTCACCAATCTCAATGCCGCCCTCACCGATGCCGGGATCGAGAGCGCGGATATCGACGCGCTGATCGCCGATATCGGGTCCCTGCCCGAAGGGGTGCGCAACGCCGTCCGCAACAACGGTGGCGGGCATGCCAACCACAGCCTGTTCTGGACGGTGCTGACCGCCAGCGGCGGCACGCCGGAAGGCGCTGTGGCGCAGGCGATCGATCGCGACCTCGGCGGCTACGCCGCGTTCAAGGAGGCCTTCACCAAGGCCGCGCAGACCCGCTTCGGCAGTGGCTGGGCGTGGTTGACGTTGAGCCGCGATGGCAAGCTTCTGGTGGAGAGCAGCCCGAACCAGGACAACCCCTTGATGGGCGACGTTGCGGGCCTCTCCGGTGGCACGCCGATCCTGGGGCTGGATGTGTGGGAACACGCTTACTACCTGAACTACCAGAACCGCCGCCCGGATTACATCGCTGCGTTCTTCGAGCTGATCGACTGGACCGAAGTCGCGCGCCGTTACCAGGCCGCCGGCGGCCGTTGATGGACACGGGTCCCGCACTCGGCCTCGGCACGCAGCCCTCCGCCACGCCGTCCGAGGCTGCAGTGCTGGACCCGCCGCTTGCCCGCCTCACCGCTGCCTGAGTCTGCATCGAATGGATATCTCCGCACTGCAACGTCTGCTCGAGCAGGGCCGCGACAGCGCCCTGCTCCGCTTCGGCCTGGGCAAGGCCCTGCTCGACGCGGGTCACACCGCGGAAGCGGTCATCCATCTGCAGCGCTGTGTCGCACAGGATCCACGGTACTCGGCGGGCTGGAAATGGCTGGGCAAAGCCCATCTGGCGGCCGGGGATTCGGAGGCGGCGGCACAGGCATGGCAGCAAGGCAGTGCTGTCGCCGGGACCAACGGCGACAAGCAGGCGGTCAAGGAAATGGCCGTGTTCCTGCGGCGGCTGCAGAAGGCGAGCGCCGGCCCGGCGTGATCGGCCGGGAGGGCTACCAGAGCAGACCGTTGTGGATCACGGTCAGTACGCCGCGCTTGATCTCCTCTTCCATGTGCCGTCGCCCCGTCCCTTGAATGGCCTGCCATCGGCAGTGCCCCGCCGCAGGGCATCGAGCATAGCGGACGAGCTCGGCGTCACGGAAGGTGGTGCGTGAGCGGCGGATCAGCAGCCGCTCCCGTGACCTGGGCCCTCAGTCGCCTTTCGCGTGCCGCTGCTGCGCATCGAAACGCTGCATCGAAGCACGGATCAGCGCCTTGGCCTCGGCGGCATTGCCCCAACCGTTGAGCTGGACCGGGTTGCGGCCGGCCGGCAGGTCCTTGTAGACGCGGAAGAAGGCTTCGATGCGCTGCCGTTCGATCAGCGGCAGGTCGTCCAGATCGCGGATGGTGGCGTAGGTGGGGTCGATCTTGTCAGTCGGCACGCCGATCACCTTTTCATCCTGCTCGCCGTCATCGACCATCTTCAGGAAGCCGATCGGACGGAACCGCACGATCACGCCAGGATGCAGCGGCTCCCGGGTCAGCACCAGCGCGTCGAGCGGGTCGTTGTCGCCCGCCAACGTGCGCGGCATCGAGCCGTAGTTGGCCGGGTAGGCCACCGGCATCGACTGGAAGCGGTCCACGTGGACCAGGCCGTCCTCCTTGATCTCGTATTTGGTGACGCTGCCAGCCGGGATCTCCACGGCCAGATTCACCTCTTCCGGGGCATTGTTCGGCTGCGCGGCAAGGAACGGGTGCAGCACTGCGTTGCCGGCCACGCCGGCGCCGGTGAGCAGCAGCAGGGACGCGGCCAACACAGCCCGCCCGATGGAACGGCGATGGATCATCTCGGTCTCCACGAAGGGCCGGGCACGCCGCAGCGGCCCGGCCGGTCGGTCATTCCCAGCAACGGTCGGCGCGCCCCTTGAGGGTATGCGCGCGCGTGCAGTCACGGGGGGCGATGCGTCCCTGCGTCAGTTCGGTCTTCTGTTTGCGACCATCGGTGCCACGTGTCAACTCGAAACCGTCGTACAGGCGTCCGGTGACCGTGCGCGCCTCGTAACGCAGATGGGTCGGGTCGATCTTCAGCACCTGGAACAGCTGCGTGTCCTCGCCGACCGGCGCCATGGTGGCGCGGGCCTCATCGGACAGCCGGTACTGCTTCGGCCCGGCCACGGTGACCACGAACTGCGGCGTCGCGCCCTGGCCTTCACCGCGGCGGCCATAGGTATGGTCATGGCCCTGCAGCACCAGATCGACCTGGTGACGGCGCACCACCGGCAGCAGCACATCGCGCAGCTCGGTGTTCTCGCGGCCTTCGCGCGGGGAATAGAACGGCTGGTGCAGCAGGACGATGCTCCACGGGTGCGGGTTGTCGGCCAGCACCGTGTCCAGCCACGCCGCCTGCGCCTTGGCCGTGCCCAGATCGAGCGCGGAGGTGCCATCGAGCACCGCGATACGCACGCCCTGGTAGTCGAACCAGTAGGTGCTGGTGTCCGCGGCGTCCACGCCGTTGCGCGGCAGCGCGAACGTCACCGGCCAGTGGCGACCGAGCACGCGACGCTCCTGCGGGGTGTCTTCGAACTCCTCGAAGTACTCATGGTTGCCGATCGCCGGGGCGACCGCGGTTTCCTGCGGCAGCCAGCCGGCGGCGGCGAACCACTCGCCCCACTCGCTGTCGTCCTGCCCATCGCCCCCACTGACCAGGTCACCGGCGAACAGGCTCAGGCGCGCGTCCGGGGCGGCCTTGATGCCGGCCCGCATCACCCGGGAGACGTGGCTGAGGTTCTTGTTCTGGGTATCACCGAAATACAACAGGGTCAGCGGCTGCTCGGCACGGCCGGCGGTGCGCAGCTGGTTCCAGGCACTCCAGGTGTTCTGTCCCTGCACGCGCCACAGATACAGCGTGTCCGGCTGCAGGCCAGTCACGTCCGCACGGTGATGGTGGGACGTGCCGAGTTCGGTGCTCAGCGCCTGGGTGGTGGCGGTGATGCGGGTCGGCGTGCCGACATCCGGAGAGTCGCCGGCCAGCACCCATTCCAGCACCGGTGCCTTGACCGAGGTATCGGTGCGCCAGGCGACCGAGAAGCCGTGGGCAGCGTCCTGCGCCGGGGAGGCGACCAGCCGGTCCGGGAATCCGCTCGCAGCGTAATGGCGGTTGCCGGCCGGGACCTGGGTGTTGGGTTCGGCACCGGTCTCGGCCTCGTTCTTTGCCACGGCGCTGCCACTGCACAGCAGCAGCCCCAGTGCGAGCGCGGTCAGGGCGGCAGGAACGCGGCTCACGCGCCACACTCCAGCGGCAGCGACAACTGCTTGGCGATGCTGGCCCAATCGAAGGCCACTACGCCCTGGTCATCGTGCACGGCGTACAGCGCGCCGTTCGGGAAACGCGCGGACGGCGCCTGCATCGACCAGATGCCGTCGGTGTTGGCCACCGTGTTGCCCTGGAAGGCGCCGACGTGCTTCAAGGTGTGGCGGTCGAACAGGTGGAACACGCTGCGCTGCTTCCCCTGCTCGGTGGTGATCCACCAGCCATCCTTGCCGCAGGTCCGCAGCATCACGCCTTCGGCCTGGGCCTGGAAGGCATCGCGGCCGAACGTGGTGCCGCTGAAGCGACCTTCCAGCGTGTAGACCTTGAACTCGCTGGCGTAGGTTTCGTCCTCTTCGGCGATCAGCAGGCGGTCGTTGGCGGGGTCGCCCCAGATCGATTCGACCACGCGCAGCGCGCCCGCTTCGGTGGTGTCACCGATGCTGGCGGTGAGCGAGGCCTGCGCCTTGCCGCCCTGCACAGTGAGCGCATACCGGCGCACGCGCTTGTCCAGCTCGGCCAGCGGCGGCAGCACATCGTTGCCCTGCGCGTCTTCGCCAGCGTCGTAGGAATCGGTGACGTACACGTCGTAGCCGCTGCCGAGCTTGTTCACCCACACCCCGTACGGCTTGCGCAGCTCATCGGCGCCGAACACGCCCAGCGGGGTGAAGTCCGGCAGCTGCAGCACCTGTACACGGTGATTGTCACGCTCAACGATCAGCACCAGGTCATCGACCACGGCGATGCCGTTGGGGCGGTCGAACTGGCCCGGCGCCGTGCCGAGGCTGCCGACATCGCGCAGCTTCGCGCCGGTCTGTCCGTCATAGACCACCAGCTTGTCGGTGGCCTTGGCGGTGGCGATCAGCCAGACCTGGCCGTCGGGCGTGGTCCAGCTGGCCGGCGAGTCGATGTTGTCGTCCGGGGTCATCGGGGTCAGGAACGCCTCGGCGACCGTGGCGACCTGGCGCGCGGCGGAGGCGTCGGCAGCAGCTGTCGGCGCCGCGGGTGCCGCAGGGTCCGGCGTCGCTGCTCCGGGGGCGGCGGCAGGCCTGCAGGCGGTCAACAGCGCCAGCGCGAGCAGGCTCAGGCAATGGGAGGCGCGCATCACAGGGCCACCTTCAGGCCGAGGGCGTAGGTACGGCCATACTCCTCGTTCTGCAGGGTGCGCGAGCGCACGCCCTGGTACAACTCCAGCGGCTTGTCGAGCAGGTTCTGCGCTTCGAAGTAGACGCTCACGTTCGAGGTGATCTTGTAGTCCATGCTGAAGTCGAGCTGGGTGTTGGGTGCGACGTAGATGTCATACGCGCGGCTGTCGCCCAGCGAGTCCAGATACTCGCTGCGGTAGACCGCTGCCACGCGGGTGCTGAAGCCGGCCTTTTCATAGCCGATGTGCGCGCTGTACACATGCTTGGAGGCACGCGGCAACATGAAGTCGTCGCGCTCGCGACCGGCCACGCCCGGGTCGAAATCGGTGTCCAGCCAGGTACCGCTGGCGCCGACCAGCAGGCCATCCCAGCCGGCCGGCAGGAAGGCGAGCTGCTGCTGCCAGTTGAACTCGGCACCCTTGACCGTGGCCTTGTTGCCGTTGATCACCCGGGTAACTTCGAAGCCGGGATACGCCGGATCCGTGTTGCTCACCGTGTTGACGATATAGCCATCGATCGACTTGTGGAACACCCCCAGCGAGACGATGCCGGTGCTGCCGAGGTACTTCTCGAGCGACAGGTCGATGTTCTTCGATTCGTACGGGTCCAGCTGCGGGTTGCCGATCCGCACTTCCTCATCGCCCCGGCTCAGGCCGACACGCGGCGCCACATCGCCGAACGAGGGGCGCGAGACGGTCTTGTTGGCGGCCGCGCGCAGCACCCAGTCATCGCCTGCGTCGTAGCGCAGGTGCAGGCCAGGCAGCACATTGGTGTAGCTGCGGCTCACGCTCAGCGGGGTGACCGTGAAGCTGCGGCCGTTGGGCGCCACCTCCACGCTGTTGCCGGTGGCACTGAACTGGGTGTTCTCCACGCGTACGCCGCCGATGATGCGCAGCGCGCCAACATCCCAGGTGCCCATCGCGTAGCTGGCGAAGATGTCCTCGCTGGCGGTGTAGTCCTCTTCCAGCGAGGCCAGGGCGTTGCCGCCGGCATCCTGCGGGCGGGCGCTGTACTGGCCGCCCTGCTGGGCCCAGTAGCGCCGCATGGCGTCCGAGCTCATCCCCTGGCCGAGGCTGCCGCCCCGGTGATCGGGCGTGGAGGTGGTCCAGTCAGACAACGCCACGTCCGGGCCGACCCGCAGTTCGCGCTCATCCACGTTGACGTCGCGGTCGCGCCAGCGGCCCAGCAGGCCGATCTTGTAGCTGGACGAATCCCCATCGAAGCGCACGTTGATCTGCGCGCTGCGCTCGCTGTCGTTGACCTGCTTGGGCGACACCACGAAACGATCGAAATCGTAGTTGCCGTTGTCCATCCACTGCGTGCTGGTCAGGGTATAGCGCGGGATGCCGCTGTTCTGATCGACGCTGGCACCCAGGTCATCGCCGTTGTACTCGAAGCGCGCCTCCATCTCGTCGTTGACGCGCTCTTCGGTACGCGTGTAGCCGACCTTGTAATCGACCACCGCATTGGTCAACCGGTTCTCGCCGCCGGCGCTGGTGGTGAACGTGTTTTCCTTCTTGGTGCGGTAGCGCATGCGCTTCTGGATCGCATCGGCCGGCAGGTCATCGACGCGGTACTGGTTGTTGCCCAGCGCGGTGACCTCGCCATCGCCGAAGTTGAAGAGGGTGCGCTGGCGGGTTTCGGCATCGTCGAACTGGCTGTACAGCGTGCGCAGGTAATACCGGTTGTCCTCGTCCGGGTGCCAGTCCAGGTTGAGGTTGGCGCCGATGCGCTTGCGCTCGATCTCGTACTTGCGCTGCTGCAGGCTGTTGGCGAACAGGTCGTCCTCGGCACCGCCGTCGAACTCGCCGTACTCCACTTCGGTGTTGTCGGACTCGAACTTGCGGTTCTGGTAGTTCACACCCAGCGCCACGCCGAAGGTATCGGCGAACACTTCGCTGTAGTTGATCGCGGCCTTCGGGCTGGTATTGCCGGAGAGCTGCTGGTGGCTGGCTTCGATCTTGCCGCGCAGGTTGCGGCCTTCGCGGTCGAACGCCGAAGCCGACTCGACCAGGATTGCGCCACCGATGGCGTCGCCCGGCATGTCCGGGGTGGGCGACTTGACCACGCGCAGGCGCTCGGTCGAGTCGGAGGGGATCACGTCCAGCGGTGCAGCGCGGCTGGAGTCTTCCGGGGTGCCGATGGCGATGCCGTCGACACTGACGCTGTTGAGATTGGCATCCAGGCCACGGATGACCACGAAGCGCCCCTCGCCCTGGTCCCGGGTGACACTGACGCCGGGCAGGCGCTGCAGCGATTCGGCCACGTTCTGGTCCGGGTAGACGCCCATGGCATCGGAGGACACTGCATCTTCGATCGCATCGCTGCTGCGCTTGAGGTCGACCGCGCGCGTCTGCGACTCCAGCTGCGGGCGTACTTCCACGCGGTCCAGGTCGATGGCGGCGGCACCGGCACCGGCGGCGGCACTGCCGGCCAGCGTGCTGCCATCGGGCGTATCGGCGGCATGGGCGGACGGGGTGATCACCGCCAGCAATGAAAGGCTGATCGCCAGGCCCAACGGACGCTTCTTCTGCACTGCATTCCCCAATCTGTGTAAAGAATGGGTCAGCACGGTATGTCCGGGAGGTTGCATGGGGATGACACCGGGGACATCTAGGGCGGAGATCGGGGTCGCGGGCCTGCCGAGCATGGCTCGGCACTACCGGGCATGGCGGCTTCGGCTTTTGGCTTCGGTTGGGTGTTGCGGCACACTAGTGACCTCTCCTCTCCCCTGATTCCCCCATGAAAATCGTCGAAGTGCGCCATCCGCTGGTGCAGCACAAGATCGGCCTGATGCGCGATGCGTCCCTGAGCACCAAGGACTTCCGCGAGCTGGCCAATGAACTCGGTGGGCTGCTGGCCTATGAGGCCACCGCCGACCTGGATACCGAAGCCCACACCATGGCCGGCTGGGCCGGCCCGGTCACGGTGCAGCGCATCGCCGGGGCCAAGATCACCGTGGTGCCGATCCTGCGTGCCGGGCTGGGCATGCTCAGTGGCGTGCTCTCGCTGATCCCCGCCGCGCGGGTGAGCGTGGTCGGCCTGCAGCGCGATGAGGAAACCCTGCAGCCGGTGCCCTACTTCGAGCGCCTGACCGGCCGCCTGGAAGAGCGCGATGCGCTGATCCTGGACCCGATGCTGGCCACCGGCGGCACCCTGATCGCCACCATTGACATGCTCAAACGCGCTGGCGCCCGCCGCATCAAGGGCATCTTCCTGGTCGCCGCGCCGGAAGGCATCGCCGCCGTGCAGGCCGTGCATCCGGACGTGGAGATCTTCACCGCCGCCATCGATGCCCAGCTCAACGAGAAGGGCTACATCCTGCCGGGCCTGGGCGATGCGGGCGACCGCATCTTCGGGACCCGCGTGGTCGGTTGATCCGCTCGTTCTGACCGGCGGCCAGCACCGGCCGCCGGTGCTTCACACGGCCTGGCCATGGCCAGGCAGAAGCTGCGCGCACCATCAACCCGTGCGTGGAGCTGCGTCATGAAGACCCTGTCCCTGCTGGCCTGCCTGCTGTTTCTGGGTGGCCCTGTGATCGCCAGCGCGGCGACCCCGCAGCAACAGCGGATGGCCGATTGCTCGGCCAGGAACAAAGGCAAGACCGGCGAGGACTACAAAACTGCACAGAAGGCCTGCCTGAGCGCTCCGGCGCCGACGGCGAGCACGCCGCAGGAGCGCATGAAGACCTGCAACGCCGATGCGGCCGCGAAGAAGCTGGCCGGCGATGCGCGCAAGACGTTCATGAGCGGGTGTTTGAAGGCGCATTGACGCGTTGAGCGGGTAATGCCCGCGGCGTGGGTGCCGTGCCGACCAACGGTCGGCACCTACCGCAGGCGTTACGCGAGCGCGCGGGCCTTCAGTTCGCCCTGTTCGTGCACGGTGCCGAAGCGGCCCTTCTCATCGCGTGACACCTGCGCCAGCGCGCACTGCGGGTCGTGGGTGAAAAACAGATGGACGTTGCGGGCCAGTTTGTCTTCCAGGAAGCTGCGTTTCTCGTCGATCAGCAGTTCGGCGTTACGGTCGTAGCCCATGGTGATCGGTACGTGCACCCACGAGCGGCCGGGAATCAGGTCCGCACAGAACACCACCCCACCCCGCGCCTGGCCATCCACGCTTTCGGGGCCGATGATCTCGGCCAGCATCAGGCCCGGCGTGTGCCCGTCACTGAAACTGAAACGCACGCTGTCGCCCAGCGTCCTGGAGTGCGGGCCGTCGACGATTTCAAGCCGACCGCTTGCCTGCAGCAGGCCAGGCAGTTCGGGGATGAAGCTGGCACGGTCGCGCGGGTGCGGGTGCAGCGCGCGCGCCCAGTGCTCGGCGCCGACCAGGAAGGTCGCATTCGGGAACAGCAGTTCGGGCGTGCGCCCTTCGCTCCACGGCGCCAGCAGTCCACCGGCATGATCGAAATGCAGATGGCTCAGCACCACCACGTCGATGTCCTCGTGCTCGAAACCGGCCTCGCGCAGGGATTCGATCAGCACATGGCCGGGTTCCTGCACGCCGTAGCGGTCACGCAGCTTCGGTTCGAAGAAGGCCCCGATACCGGTTTCGAACAGCACGGTCTTGCCCGCCAGCGGGCTGGCAAGCAGTGCACGGCAGGCCAGTTCGATCCGGTTGAGATCGTCCGGTGCCGCCCACTTTTCCCACACCGCGCGCGGGGCGTTGCCGAACATCGCACCGCCGTCGAGTTTCTGGGTGTTACCGCGGATGGACCATAGTTTCATTCGCAAATTATCGTCGCGTGCCCGTTAAATATTCGCTAGCCATCGCCCATGAAAAAACCCCGCCACTGGGACGGGGTTTCTCGTTTCTGCGGTCAGTCAGTGCGCCTGGCTGACCGCGGCGCTGCCGACCGGATTGCGCGGGTCGCTGCCGCCGCTGAGCACGTTGCTGCGACGGTCCCATTCCACGGTCTGCAGGTTGCCCCAGACGTGGCTGGAACCGCGGCCGCCAGCTGCGGTATCGCCGGGCAGGTCGATCTTGTGGCCCATCGCCTGCAGCTGCTTGATGGTGCCCACATCGAAGGTACCGTCCTCGGCCTCGATCAGGTCCGGCAGCCACTGGTGGTGGTAGCGCGGCAG contains the following coding sequences:
- a CDS encoding phytase gives rise to the protein MRASHCLSLLALALLTACRPAAAPGAATPDPAAPAAPTAAADASAARQVATVAEAFLTPMTPDDNIDSPASWTTPDGQVWLIATAKATDKLVVYDGQTGAKLRDVGSLGTAPGQFDRPNGIAVVDDLVLIVERDNHRVQVLQLPDFTPLGVFGADELRKPYGVWVNKLGSGYDVYVTDSYDAGEDAQGNDVLPPLAELDKRVRRYALTVQGGKAQASLTASIGDTTEAGALRVVESIWGDPANDRLLIAEEDETYASEFKVYTLEGRFSGTTFGRDAFQAQAEGVMLRTCGKDGWWITTEQGKQRSVFHLFDRHTLKHVGAFQGNTVANTDGIWSMQAPSARFPNGALYAVHDDQGVVAFDWASIAKQLSLPLECGA
- a CDS encoding TonB-dependent receptor — encoded protein: MQKKRPLGLAISLSLLAVITPSAHAADTPDGSTLAGSAAAGAGAAAIDLDRVEVRPQLESQTRAVDLKRSSDAIEDAVSSDAMGVYPDQNVAESLQRLPGVSVTRDQGEGRFVVIRGLDANLNSVSVDGIAIGTPEDSSRAAPLDVIPSDSTERLRVVKSPTPDMPGDAIGGAILVESASAFDREGRNLRGKIEASHQQLSGNTSPKAAINYSEVFADTFGVALGVNYQNRKFESDNTEVEYGEFDGGAEDDLFANSLQQRKYEIERKRIGANLNLDWHPDEDNRYYLRTLYSQFDDAETRQRTLFNFGDGEVTALGNNQYRVDDLPADAIQKRMRYRTKKENTFTTSAGGENRLTNAVVDYKVGYTRTEERVNDEMEARFEYNGDDLGASVDQNSGIPRYTLTSTQWMDNGNYDFDRFVVSPKQVNDSERSAQINVRFDGDSSSYKIGLLGRWRDRDVNVDERELRVGPDVALSDWTTSTPDHRGGSLGQGMSSDAMRRYWAQQGGQYSARPQDAGGNALASLEEDYTASEDIFASYAMGTWDVGALRIIGGVRVENTQFSATGNSVEVAPNGRSFTVTPLSVSRSYTNVLPGLHLRYDAGDDWVLRAAANKTVSRPSFGDVAPRVGLSRGDEEVRIGNPQLDPYESKNIDLSLEKYLGSTGIVSLGVFHKSIDGYIVNTVSNTDPAYPGFEVTRVINGNKATVKGAEFNWQQQLAFLPAGWDGLLVGASGTWLDTDFDPGVAGRERDDFMLPRASKHVYSAHIGYEKAGFSTRVAAVYRSEYLDSLGDSRAYDIYVAPNTQLDFSMDYKITSNVSVYFEAQNLLDKPLELYQGVRSRTLQNEEYGRTYALGLKVAL
- the upp gene encoding uracil phosphoribosyltransferase, with the protein product MKIVEVRHPLVQHKIGLMRDASLSTKDFRELANELGGLLAYEATADLDTEAHTMAGWAGPVTVQRIAGAKITVVPILRAGLGMLSGVLSLIPAARVSVVGLQRDEETLQPVPYFERLTGRLEERDALILDPMLATGGTLIATIDMLKRAGARRIKGIFLVAAPEGIAAVQAVHPDVEIFTAAIDAQLNEKGYILPGLGDAGDRIFGTRVVG
- a CDS encoding PsiF family protein, with the protein product MKTLSLLACLLFLGGPVIASAATPQQQRMADCSARNKGKTGEDYKTAQKACLSAPAPTASTPQERMKTCNADAAAKKLAGDARKTFMSGCLKAH
- a CDS encoding MBL fold metallo-hydrolase, translated to MKLWSIRGNTQKLDGGAMFGNAPRAVWEKWAAPDDLNRIELACRALLASPLAGKTVLFETGIGAFFEPKLRDRYGVQEPGHVLIESLREAGFEHEDIDVVVLSHLHFDHAGGLLAPWSEGRTPELLFPNATFLVGAEHWARALHPHPRDRASFIPELPGLLQASGRLEIVDGPHSRTLGDSVRFSFSDGHTPGLMLAEIIGPESVDGQARGGVVFCADLIPGRSWVHVPITMGYDRNAELLIDEKRSFLEDKLARNVHLFFTHDPQCALAQVSRDEKGRFGTVHEQGELKARALA